The DNA region GGCTCCTGGCGTGGGCCCTCCTGCGCGCCCGCCCGCCCCGGGAGGAGACCGCGGCCCTGAGCGACCTGCGCGCCCAGATTGAGGTTATGGCCCAGAGCCAGACGACAGTCCAGCAGGCGCTGACCACCGTCCAGGGCACGCTGGGCGACCTGCAGGCGAGGCTGGTGGAGACCGGCGCCGGCATCAAGGATCACCTGAGCCGCGACCTGCAGGAGGCCCGCCGTGACCTCCAGGAGACCCGCCGCGTCATCGACGAGGTCCGCACCGTTCAGGCCGCCCGCCGGCAGATGGAGGACGAACTCCGACAGGCCGTCGGCCGTATCGAGGCCGTCATGGCCGGCCGGGAGCGCCGGGGCCAAGCGGGCGAGCAGATGCTCGCCGCGGCGCTGCGCCAGCTGCCCGCCTCGATGGTGGAGCAGGGTTTCAAGGTGAACGGCAAGACCGTGGAGTTCGCCCTGGTCCTCCCTGGCGGTCGCCGCCTGCCCATCGACTCCAAGTGGACCGCGGGAGACCTGCTGCAGCGGCTGGCGGCGGCCCATTCCGGACCCGAGGCCGATGCCCTGGCCGACGAGATCGAGCGCTGCGTTGGCCGCCGCGCCCGCGAGGTGGCCCAGTACATCAGCCCGCCCGCCACACTACCCTGGGCGGTTGCCGCTGTCCCCGACCCTGCCTACGCCGTCTGCCGGAAGGCCCACCTTGAAGCCTTCCGCGCCGGGGTCATTGTCCTTCCCTACAGCCTGACTCTGCCCTACCTGCTGACCCTGTACCAGATGCAGCTTCAGTACGCCGGCTCCGTGGACGCAGAGCGCCTGGGCACTGCCCTTACCCAGATGGAGCGCCACCTGGAGGCCCTGGACCGCACCCTGGAGAACAGCGTGGCCAGGGCCATCACGATGCTGGAGAACGCCTACGGGGACCTGAAGCGCGGCACCGGCGACCTGCGAGGGACACTCGCCGGGTTGCGCCAGGCCGCGCAGGAGGCTCGGGAGGAAAGGCCGGTATAAGGACGGTCAGATCGCC from Armatimonadota bacterium includes:
- the rmuC gene encoding DNA recombination protein RmuC; protein product: MTVPVVLWIVLGFLVAGALGWLLAWALLRARPPREETAALSDLRAQIEVMAQSQTTVQQALTTVQGTLGDLQARLVETGAGIKDHLSRDLQEARRDLQETRRVIDEVRTVQAARRQMEDELRQAVGRIEAVMAGRERRGQAGEQMLAAALRQLPASMVEQGFKVNGKTVEFALVLPGGRRLPIDSKWTAGDLLQRLAAAHSGPEADALADEIERCVGRRAREVAQYISPPATLPWAVAAVPDPAYAVCRKAHLEAFRAGVIVLPYSLTLPYLLTLYQMQLQYAGSVDAERLGTALTQMERHLEALDRTLENSVARAITMLENAYGDLKRGTGDLRGTLAGLRQAAQEAREERPV